cctaagtttatataaggttgttaggtatattcactttacccatatatatatatatatatatatatatatatatatatatatatatatatatatatatatatatatatatatatatataattcaaggATATATTCAAGTGAAAGATTAAATATTACCATTTATGGCATTATATTATTGGTAAAAAAACCACCTCCATATATTAATTATTCACATTTAATAAATACACTTGAGGGGTATAATAGCCTATCAATAATCCTTGGAAAAATCAGTTCCCATGTCATTAAAAATTTTCAACataaattttagttaaattaaaaaaattacttACATATAGACTCGTCCTGATTAACGATTATAGATATTCATTCATTTCATTGTATTTTTTTAACATTTCAATATAACCAATAAGACCaactttttttatattattttatctttattttttttatttattatgttgattttttataactttatatgtatttttttatatgtataaaaacGTAACATGTATTTGACGCGGGTCTTAGGTACTGTTTGTTTTGAAAATGATTATATGTCTTTTGTCTTTTTTCAAGTTTACGGAAGAAGACATGCCCTTACAAAACGTCTACCAACAGATGGGAAAAATGCTCAAAAAAACTTTCGTAAAAAAAACAAACTAGGCCTGATTAGTCTTGTGATTTCTATCGTACAGCACAAATTAAATCTGACGTTAAGTGTTTTCTCCCGTGACTCAACTAATCTCAAAGAATCCAATTTCCCAACTTCTCCCGTGCTCCCAACTCACGTTCTCTATGCTCCTCCGGTCCCTCAGCCGGCGCCGCTGTGCTGCTCCCTAAGCCGGCGTCGTCCTCTTCTCCGCTCCTCCATGATCCGCCTCGTTCTCCACCTCTATTTAGAGCTCCGCCTCCCTACTATCTTTCTCAAGGTACATATTTGTTCATCTTTTGAATATAAACCTAACACACCTTTTATAGTGATCTAATTTTGCTAGAAGCATGAAACATATGAATTTACTTTGTACTCTCTCTCTGAGTTTTTATTGACTATTTTTCCCCAAATTTGATGTGGGTTTCTCCATTTTTATTGTTAATTTGTTAATTTGTTGGGTTTTTTCCCTAGTAAATATCCGTTTCGGATTATATAGAATCTTGGGTTTAATAGTTCAAATTCAGTAATCAGCGTAACATGTCTTTGAGTTCTTCCATGGCACCCTTGTGCTTTAGGATCTGTATTGGCTATCTGCTAGCTGAATTATGATGTTTTTCTTTAATACTAGTATTCATTTGGGCAAACAGGCATTCAAGGATTTATTACGACTTTCTAATTAATTGAAATCAAGATTCTTGGGTATTTAACATTGAGAATTTTAATAGCTTTTCAATAAAGAAATTTCAATATTCATTTGGGTAAACACGCATTCATTTGGATAAATAATTTTCAAAGCTTTCATACCCGTAAATttaaacactttttttttttttttttgtgaagttTTAAAATAGTTCTTGGTGAGATGCTCCACTTTAAGGTGTAGTAATCAGTAATCACCCCATAACCAAGATTTATAATACAAGTTCAAATAGTTGAAGATAAAACATATCTACATTAAGTCGCGCATTTTTTATCCAAtgtttctttattattattattttttttgatttttggtttgTGTTATAGATTGAAATGTTTTTAGCCATTAATGCTATTCTTGTTAGTTTTAGATGTAATTCCATGAATCTATCTTGTTGTCTAGgcattttattcatttataattAGGTGAGGCATTTTATCCAACACTTGATATGCATGCTATATTATAATCTATTGATTGAAAAACACGAGCCACACAAACACATACAAAAAAACAGTTCAATCAAGGGAAGGTGGAGGATATAGAAACCGTATGGACGATTTTACCCCTGTTCTAAAAATGGTTGGTCTTGAGTGATTTTCATATTATCATTTGGCTGAAGTTCTGGTTTAATCTAAAGTTGTTGGAAGGAAAATTACCAGGTGCAATTTTGGACGATTTTACCCCTGAATTACTTTGAAAGCTTAGTGGTGGCAGATCGTTTTCTTGGTGGTGTCAGCCACCATCAATGCATTGCTTTGATAGTACAATGCATTTTGGTGTTGATATGTTCCAGAAGTTCAGCGCTCCAATTGCACCTAAAGTACGCTTGAGTCTATTATAATTGTTTTCTTTCATTGATAATTGGTGCTGTTGTGCGtattcaaaaaacaatgcatttGATTGTATACTAGAAAAAagataaaattacataaatggtccctatggtttacctAATGTCATAAATTCAGTCATTGTTAATTTTTTTGATGaatatggtccctatggttttcaaaacatgcaTGAATGTTCCTTTTTGCTTAAACAGTTAGTTTTCGTCTGTTAGTGTGAGGTTAATTTGGTCTTTTCAGATAGTATGGACTGAGTTTGGGACCATGGttaaaccatatggaccatttatgtaattttgttatatatgttcactatttggataaaatcgAATTGTCTAATTAGATAATTTGCTTTGGATTGTTGTATTGACTTTTAGCAAatcaaattattattttggattggtttggtttataaatagtccaaaaaaattgaataacaattatttgtattatttatttttaatatatatctctaatcatttataaatttactaaattattttTCTAATATATTAGAAAGTTCAACCAATATAATACATTAAACTACATTATTTTTATTGTTTCTcttaataattatttataaattttaataaacaactaaacattttttttagtttCTTTTATAAAGTTGGTTAATATTcacattatatatttttaaatgtacTACCTCTTGATAATATAATTGTAAAAACTGACCCGGCCAAATTGAAATTTGGTTTGATTGGATTGAATTTGAATTTAATTTGGACTATTCAAATCCATGTTTAGAAAATCGAAATCAAATTGGAACTACTTAATTAAATCGGATCTAATCAATCCATTTAAACTAATACTCTTAGGCttttccacactttatttttttttaaatgtcacTTTAACTCCTTTTACTTTTAACTTTgtaaaatgttattttcaccTCTTAATTTTCTAAACTTTTGTGTTTATCGCCTGTAGTACatataatttgatttttcttAATAATTTTTGTTCATTAACCAAAGTTTTTTTAGGTGCTCATTTTTATATATGTGTTGGTATAAATTCAAGGTGGTCAACGTTTCGATCTGAATTTACAATTTTTGTttgttaatatttattttaaaagccTACTTTTTTTTATTCACATGTTGGTTTAAATTCGAGTTCACCTAGgtttctacatatatatatatatatatatatatatatatatatatatatatatatatatatatatatatatatatatatatatatatattatgtttttttgtttaattttatatACGTTTCCTACATATGAGTTGGGTCATATAATAATTTTCGTTCGTTAacttttaaatatattatattcgAGTTTTGTCTATGTTtcgatgtatttttttttatctattcgTGTTTAATATATTTAGGTTTTTTATGTATGAGACGAGTCACATAATAACTTTTGTTAgttaacttaaaaaaaacatattaaactCAAGTTTATCTACGTTTAggcgtaatatatatatatatatatatatatatatatatatatatatatatatatatatatatatatgttttttagttaatttatgtACATTTCCGACTTATGATTCGGGTTACATAATAGTTTTCGttctttaactttttttaaaaaaaattatgtgtttatttttatgtatgtgtCGTTATAATTTAAAGGTGCTGAACGTTTCGTCATATTCGAAGTGAACTTAAAACTTTCgttcattatattaaaaaaaaacttacttgTTTGATTAGATATGTGTCGGTATAAATTCGAGTTCATCGACGTTTCGTCgtaaattgtttttaaattttgCGGGCAAATTTTTGTGTATGTGCATATTTTTTTACGTTTCGACATAGCTTTATCAATATAATCATCAGAATTTAATACTTTTAATTATGATTTTATCGATTGTATTGATAAAAGTATAAACTTGACTATGGGTGACCAGCGAAAGAGCATACCCGCTTTCGGAACTGGAACCGCTGGTTTCGGTTCTCATTTTTTCGAAACCACTGCCTTGGATACCCGTTGGAACCGGTTTGTATATAAACTAACTCATTTATATATTaatgttaaataataaatttaattttcaaTTTATCAAAAACAGTATCTAAATAATCAACACTTGTTATTCACgtgttaaaaaaaaatcataacaacAATGATACTGGCTCTTCCGACTTCGAATATATGCACAACAATTTGTAATTAAAAATGAGTTATACTATTACACATTGATTACTACAGCTATTCTAAATTTAATACGAAAAGCAACAATGGTTTCAACATGATGGGCTTTTAAAAATTTCCTTTCTCATACTGTTTGATGGTTGTGTTAATAAACACTCACAAATACTCTTTAATTGATAATAAACGGTTAGTTTTATGGTTTGTAATGATTgacttttatgaaacttaaatagAAACCGGGTATCCGGTATTGGAACTGGTCCCGACGGTTCCGGTTCTAGTTTCAAAGTTTCAAGAACCCGTGGTTTCTGTTCCAGATAATTTGGGCGGGCATTTGCCTATGCTTACACCTAGGGTTGGTGATGATTATGTTCAGTGTGAGGGTGAGGAGCCGTTACACAACAGACATGGGTGTAAGATTGCTATCTTCTGATAGAGGTAAGTCTTTTCACTGTGCTttgcgggttgaaggcaccaatgttagtCCATGATTTATTATGACTAAGATGCTAGTTGTATGTGTGATAAGTGAATGTAAACCGGACGGGGTCTGCTGCCAGACGGGGCCTGATGAGGGTATTGTATGCCATTTATATTAGtgatttttacatgtttttttttatgtGTTGTATGTATATCGGGCAATGCTCaatgccaggcgaggcctgatgaGTATGAATGGATATGACCAATCTCATGTTACTGACAGATCTGTTCCGGGCGGGGTTCGATGTCAGGCGGGGCATGATGCCAGGTGGGGTCGATGCGGGGCGGGACCCAAAGCCGGACGGGGCCCAATGGTGGTGGAGCAAGGCCcaatgtatgtatgatatgtggtattttgggggaactcactaagctttgtgcttatggcttatgtttatggtttcaggtactttcggtacaAACGAGAAGGGCCCGATGTGACTGCACTACATCCATGCATGTTTCTGCAACTTTATGATT
The genomic region above belongs to Lactuca sativa cultivar Salinas chromosome 4, Lsat_Salinas_v11, whole genome shotgun sequence and contains:
- the LOC111884930 gene encoding uncharacterized protein LOC111884930 isoform X1; this translates as MYLTRVLGTVCFENDYMSFVFFQVYGRRHALTKRLPTDGKNAQKNFRKKNKLGLISLVISIVQHKLNLTLSVFSRDSTNLKESNFPTSPVLPTHVLYAPPVPQPAPLCCSLSRRRPLLRSSMIRLVLHLYLELRLPTIFLKIIWAGICLCLHLGLVMIMFSVRVRSRYTTDMGVRLLSSDRVNVNRTGSAARRGLMRVLSVPGGVRCQAGHDARWGRCGAGPKAGRGPMVVEQGPMYFRYKREGPDVTALHPCMFLQLYDFVIVF
- the LOC111884930 gene encoding uncharacterized protein LOC111884930 isoform X2, with protein sequence MYLTRVLGTVCFENDYMSFVFFQVYGRRHALTKRLPTDGKNAQKNFRKKNKLGLISLVISIVQHKLNLTLSVFSRDSTNLKESNFPTSPVLPTHVLYAPPVPQPAPLCCSLSRRRPLLRSSMIRLVLHLYLELRLPTIFLKIIWAGICLCLHLGLVMIMFSVRVRSRYTTDMGVRLLSSDRDLFRAGFDVRRGMMPGGVDAGRDPKPDGAQWWWSKAQCTFGTNEKGPM
- the LOC111884930 gene encoding uncharacterized protein LOC111884930 isoform X3, which gives rise to MHCFDSTMHFGVDMFQKFSAPIAPKIIWAGICLCLHLGLVMIMFSVRVRSRYTTDMGVRLLSSDRVNVNRTGSAARRGLMRVLSVPGGVRCQAGHDARWGRCGAGPKAGRGPMVVEQGPMYFRYKREGPDVTALHPCMFLQLYDFVIVF
- the LOC111884930 gene encoding uncharacterized protein LOC111884930 isoform X4; protein product: MHCFDSTMHFGVDMFQKFSAPIAPKIIWAGICLCLHLGLVMIMFSVRVRSRYTTDMGVRLLSSDRDLFRAGFDVRRGMMPGGVDAGRDPKPDGAQWWWSKAQCTFGTNEKGPM